A genomic segment from Paenibacillus sp. FSL K6-1096 encodes:
- a CDS encoding DRTGG domain-containing protein produces MEGQGDNITKHEQLLQHIEGLKVGTKISVRKLAREMAVSEGTAYRAVKEAENLGIVITKERIGTVRVEKKPRNISDQLTFGDVVDIVEGHVLGGAEGLNKHLHKYVIGAMKVDAMIRYIDADSLLIVGNRDDVHSLALEQGAGVLVTGGFGTSREVKALADELDLPVISSRHDTFTVASMINRAIFDRLIKKKIMLVEDIVERKERHYSLKISSTAGELRELSQASGEQRFPVTDEWNRVIGIIGRRDVEDLADTQSIEKAMVRSPVTAALQTSLASAAQIMMWEGIDFLPIVDRNRKLVGSVTRREVLQSLRDASNQPQLGETFDHLIWNGFADERDEEGRLFFHGFITPQMATDLGTISEGILSTLMTLSAFRAAKDITGNDYVLDSMSTYFIRPVQIEHSIIVMPKLLEISRRTCKLEIEISRLDTIVAKGVLMLQSIDHG; encoded by the coding sequence CAAGCTGGCCAGGGAAATGGCCGTCAGCGAAGGCACGGCTTACCGTGCGGTGAAGGAAGCGGAGAACCTGGGTATCGTCATTACCAAGGAGCGGATCGGCACGGTCCGGGTTGAGAAGAAGCCGCGCAATATCTCCGACCAGCTAACCTTCGGGGATGTGGTTGATATCGTTGAGGGGCATGTGCTGGGAGGAGCGGAGGGGCTGAACAAGCATCTTCATAAATATGTAATCGGCGCGATGAAGGTCGATGCCATGATCCGGTATATTGACGCAGACAGTCTGCTGATTGTCGGGAACCGCGATGATGTGCACTCGCTTGCCCTGGAGCAGGGGGCAGGGGTGCTGGTAACGGGGGGCTTCGGCACCAGCCGTGAGGTGAAGGCGCTGGCGGACGAGCTGGATCTGCCGGTGATCTCCTCCAGGCATGATACCTTCACGGTGGCTTCGATGATTAACCGGGCGATCTTCGACCGGCTGATCAAGAAGAAGATTATGCTGGTGGAGGATATTGTCGAACGCAAGGAACGTCATTATTCGCTCAAAATCTCCAGCACCGCAGGCGAGCTGCGGGAATTGTCGCAGGCCAGCGGTGAGCAGCGGTTCCCGGTGACCGATGAATGGAACCGGGTGATCGGGATCATCGGGCGGCGCGATGTGGAGGATCTGGCTGACACGCAGAGCATCGAGAAGGCCATGGTCCGCAGCCCGGTGACCGCTGCGCTGCAGACCTCGCTGGCTTCGGCGGCCCAGATCATGATGTGGGAAGGGATCGACTTCCTGCCGATCGTGGACCGCAACCGCAAGCTGGTAGGCTCGGTCACCCGCAGGGAGGTGCTGCAGAGCCTGCGCGATGCCAGCAATCAGCCGCAGCTTGGCGAGACGTTCGACCATCTGATCTGGAACGGCTTCGCGGATGAGCGGGACGAAGAGGGCAGACTGTTCTTCCACGGCTTCATTACGCCGCAGATGGCTACGGATCTGGGGACGATCTCGGAGGGAATTCTGTCCACGCTGATGACCCTGTCCGCCTTCAGGGCGGCCAAGGACATTACCGGAAACGATTATGTGCTGGACAGCATGTCCACCTATTTCATCCGCCCGGTGCAGATTGAGCACTCCATTATCGTCATGCCGAAGCTGCTGGAGATCAGCCGCCGCACCTGCAAGCTGGAGATCGAGATCAGCCGCCTGGACACCATTGTCGCCAAAGGTGTGCTGATGCTGCAATCGATTGACCACGGCTAA
- a CDS encoding YtpI family protein, producing the protein MIMLIKYLLFVLLVVFMVSAAVYSYSSRRAADPLVKGTRRSVMNMLLGGMLVTLSLMSMFIFRGSTLNVVIEAVFLLLGLFNIFSGLRSYSYYSRARSGS; encoded by the coding sequence ATGATTATGCTCATCAAGTATCTGCTCTTTGTTCTGCTGGTTGTCTTCATGGTAAGTGCTGCCGTCTACAGCTACTCTTCCCGCAGAGCGGCTGACCCGCTGGTGAAGGGGACAAGACGTTCGGTCATGAATATGCTGCTCGGGGGAATGCTGGTCACCCTCTCCCTGATGTCCATGTTCATCTTCCGCGGCTCAACGCTGAATGTTGTCATTGAAGCCGTCTTCCTGCTGCTGGGCCTCTTCAATATCTTCTCTGGGCTGCGCAGCTACAGCTATTACAGCCGGGCCCGCAGCGGAAGCTGA
- a CDS encoding YtrH family sporulation protein: protein MNIFLSKAVLDFFIAFGIVLGGAMLGGIGAAVSLQPPTNTMLEIADRIKIWALAAAVGGTIDPMRVIESNMLGGNLSPAIKQILYLVFAFLGAHMGSELVKWVCGK from the coding sequence ATGAATATTTTCCTGAGCAAAGCGGTTCTCGATTTCTTCATTGCCTTCGGCATCGTGCTGGGCGGAGCCATGCTGGGCGGAATCGGCGCCGCCGTCTCGCTGCAGCCGCCGACCAATACGATGCTGGAGATTGCCGACCGGATCAAAATCTGGGCGCTGGCGGCCGCCGTCGGCGGCACGATCGACCCGATGCGCGTTATAGAGAGCAACATGCTGGGCGGAAATCTCTCCCCGGCCATCAAGCAGATTCTTTATCTGGTCTTCGCCTTTCTGGGCGCCCATATGGGCAGCGAGCTGGTCAAGTGGGTGTGCGGCAAGTAG
- a CDS encoding DNA polymerase III subunit alpha has protein sequence MSPFVHLHVHSEYSLLDGAARITDLVRRAGEYGMTSLALTDHGVMYGAIPFYKACREQGIKPIIGCEAYLTAGSRRERGSRKDQPIYHLILLAKNMTGYRNLMKLITIGHLEGQHYKPRIDMEALAAHAEGIICLSACLGGEVPQHLLHGRDDEARKAALRYKEIFGGDFYLELQDHGMPEQKRVNPQLIALAGECGIPLVATNDVHYMDKEDAEVQDVLICIGTGKSVDDEDRLKIGTDQLFFKSGEQMAALFPHVPEAIENTQRIAEACNLELTFGQHILPEYSPLPEGLDAAGYLRELCRSGLEQRYADTPLWASPEQRAEAEHRLAYELGVIESMGFSDYFLIVWDFIAFCHRSGIVTGPGRGSSAGSLTAYTLKITDVDPLKYNLLFERFLNPERITMPDIDIDFSDERRDEVIAYVVEKYGREHVAQIITFGTMAARAAVRDVGRVLNLPYNEVDKAAKLIPGQLGISIARALESTPELKALYETSPKTRGLLDMAMKVEGMPRHASTHAAGVIISKGPLTDAVPLQAGNESTALTQYSMEHLESVGLLKMDFLGLRTLSIIERCLGWVKEMTGSVPDFRFIPDHDPLTYGMLGAGETTGVFQLESAGVRRVLKELKPSGFEDIVSVVALYRPGPMEFIPKFIGGKHGEFEVVYPHADLKPILADTYGIIVYQEQIMQIASLMAGFSLGEADLLRRAVSKKKRETLDKERSHFVEGSLKQGYTEADANAVYDMIVRFANYGFPRAHAAAYGVLAFQTAYLKAHYPVQFMAAMLTAVMGSHRKVAEYVLDCRRSGIGVLPPDVNESGVLFTPVVREDGGHIRFGLGAVKNVGTQAVENIMAVRKERPFDSLLDFCRRVDLRVCNKRVIESLLQTGAFDALPGHRAQLLAMLDETVEAAAKWRKERDELQIQLFDDLIETPNWEIRYPDVPRFSVTQQLELERELLGLYLSGHPLDDRAALLEEPGMQKLMDLGEAADESMAVTAGMVVSLKEITTKAGKAMAFVVWEDQIERCEVVLFPEVWKRSRALIEKGALLALRAKVQQEDEGFKLLAEEVAPLTPDSVRGLLQRRSPGHSRPAGTGRGSGAAGTAAAPGTRTPAGQPPGARASGAAAVQAAPKAPAASDARPDSPAEHAGGSADQGRRVFIKITPGAELKGLLPHLQALLKTHPGPAATLLFYERNQKVLALSDSYRIEPSEQLIAEIEAMLGAGTVRIR, from the coding sequence ATGAGCCCTTTCGTGCATTTGCATGTGCACAGCGAATACAGTTTACTGGACGGGGCGGCGCGCATTACGGATCTTGTGCGCCGGGCCGGCGAATACGGCATGACATCGCTGGCGCTGACCGATCATGGTGTGATGTACGGGGCCATTCCTTTCTATAAAGCGTGCCGGGAGCAGGGCATCAAGCCGATTATCGGCTGTGAGGCTTATCTGACCGCCGGGTCCCGCCGCGAGCGGGGCAGCCGCAAGGATCAGCCGATCTATCATCTGATTCTGCTGGCGAAGAACATGACCGGCTACCGGAACCTGATGAAGCTGATTACCATCGGCCATCTGGAGGGCCAGCATTACAAGCCGCGCATCGATATGGAAGCGCTGGCGGCCCATGCCGAGGGCATCATCTGCCTGAGCGCCTGCCTGGGCGGAGAGGTCCCGCAGCATCTCCTGCACGGACGGGACGATGAGGCGCGCAAGGCGGCGCTGCGGTATAAGGAGATTTTTGGCGGGGACTTCTATCTGGAGCTGCAGGATCACGGGATGCCGGAGCAGAAGCGGGTGAATCCGCAGCTGATTGCGCTGGCCGGTGAATGCGGGATTCCGCTGGTGGCGACCAATGACGTCCACTATATGGACAAGGAGGATGCCGAGGTCCAGGATGTGCTGATCTGTATCGGCACCGGCAAATCGGTGGACGATGAGGACCGGCTGAAGATCGGCACGGACCAGCTGTTCTTCAAGAGCGGCGAGCAGATGGCCGCCTTGTTCCCGCATGTGCCCGAGGCCATAGAGAACACGCAGCGGATCGCCGAGGCCTGCAATCTGGAGCTGACCTTCGGCCAGCATATTCTGCCGGAATATTCTCCGCTGCCGGAGGGACTGGATGCCGCCGGCTATCTGCGCGAGCTGTGCCGCAGCGGGCTTGAGCAGCGCTATGCGGATACGCCGCTCTGGGCATCGCCGGAGCAGCGGGCGGAAGCCGAGCACCGGCTGGCCTATGAGCTGGGCGTGATTGAGAGCATGGGGTTCAGCGATTATTTCCTGATTGTCTGGGACTTCATTGCGTTCTGTCACCGCAGCGGAATCGTGACCGGGCCGGGCCGCGGCTCTTCGGCAGGCAGCCTTACCGCCTATACCCTGAAGATTACCGATGTGGACCCGCTGAAATATAATCTGCTGTTCGAGCGCTTCCTCAATCCTGAACGGATTACGATGCCCGATATTGATATTGACTTCAGCGATGAACGCCGCGATGAGGTTATCGCCTATGTGGTCGAGAAGTACGGCCGGGAGCATGTGGCTCAGATCATTACCTTCGGGACAATGGCAGCCAGGGCCGCTGTGCGCGATGTGGGCCGGGTGCTGAATCTGCCGTATAACGAGGTGGATAAGGCGGCGAAGCTGATTCCGGGCCAGCTCGGCATCAGCATTGCCCGGGCGCTGGAGAGCACGCCGGAGCTGAAGGCGCTCTATGAGACGAGCCCCAAGACCCGGGGACTGCTGGACATGGCCATGAAGGTGGAGGGGATGCCGCGCCATGCCTCGACCCATGCAGCCGGCGTAATTATCTCCAAGGGGCCGCTGACCGATGCGGTTCCGCTTCAGGCGGGCAACGAGAGCACGGCGCTCACCCAGTATTCCATGGAGCATCTGGAGAGTGTAGGCCTGCTGAAGATGGACTTCCTGGGGCTGCGGACCCTGTCGATTATTGAACGCTGCCTGGGCTGGGTGAAGGAGATGACCGGCAGCGTGCCTGATTTCCGCTTCATCCCGGATCATGACCCGCTCACCTACGGGATGCTGGGTGCAGGGGAAACGACCGGCGTGTTCCAGCTGGAATCGGCAGGGGTACGGCGGGTGCTGAAGGAGCTGAAGCCGAGCGGCTTCGAGGATATTGTCTCCGTGGTGGCGCTGTACCGTCCCGGCCCGATGGAATTCATTCCGAAGTTCATCGGCGGCAAGCACGGGGAGTTCGAGGTGGTCTATCCCCATGCTGATCTGAAGCCGATTCTGGCCGATACGTACGGCATCATCGTCTATCAGGAGCAGATCATGCAGATCGCCTCCCTGATGGCCGGGTTCTCGCTCGGCGAGGCCGACCTGCTGCGCCGTGCGGTGTCCAAGAAGAAGCGGGAGACGCTGGACAAGGAGCGCAGCCACTTCGTGGAGGGCAGCCTGAAGCAGGGCTACACGGAAGCAGATGCCAATGCCGTCTACGACATGATTGTCCGCTTCGCGAACTACGGCTTCCCGCGCGCCCATGCTGCGGCCTACGGGGTTCTCGCCTTCCAGACAGCCTATCTTAAGGCGCATTATCCGGTGCAGTTCATGGCTGCGATGCTGACCGCCGTCATGGGGTCCCACCGCAAGGTGGCGGAATATGTCCTCGACTGCCGCCGGTCGGGCATCGGCGTGCTGCCGCCGGATGTGAACGAGAGCGGCGTGCTGTTCACGCCGGTCGTCCGCGAGGACGGCGGCCATATCCGCTTTGGGCTGGGGGCCGTGAAGAATGTCGGCACGCAGGCGGTGGAGAATATTATGGCGGTGCGCAAGGAGCGGCCGTTCGACAGCCTGCTGGATTTCTGCCGCCGTGTGGACCTGCGCGTCTGCAACAAGCGCGTGATTGAATCGCTGCTGCAGACCGGTGCCTTCGATGCGCTGCCCGGGCACCGGGCCCAGCTCCTGGCGATGCTGGACGAGACGGTGGAGGCGGCGGCCAAATGGCGCAAGGAGCGCGATGAGCTGCAGATTCAGCTGTTCGACGACCTGATTGAGACGCCGAACTGGGAGATCCGCTACCCGGATGTCCCGAGATTCAGTGTGACCCAGCAGCTGGAGCTGGAGCGTGAGCTGCTCGGCCTGTATCTCTCCGGCCATCCGCTGGATGACCGCGCGGCGCTGCTGGAGGAGCCTGGGATGCAGAAGCTGATGGATCTGGGCGAAGCCGCGGATGAGAGCATGGCCGTTACGGCGGGCATGGTGGTCTCGCTGAAGGAGATCACGACCAAAGCGGGCAAGGCCATGGCCTTCGTCGTCTGGGAAGACCAGATCGAGCGCTGCGAGGTCGTACTCTTCCCCGAGGTGTGGAAACGCAGCCGCGCCCTGATCGAGAAGGGCGCGCTGCTCGCCCTCCGCGCCAAGGTGCAGCAGGAGGACGAGGGCTTCAAGCTGCTGGCCGAGGAGGTCGCTCCGCTCACCCCGGACAGCGTGCGCGGCCTGCTGCAGCGCCGCAGCCCCGGGCACTCCCGGCCCGCCGGCACGGGCCGGGGCAGCGGTGCAGCCGGCACAGCCGCTGCACCAGGCACGCGCACACCGGCGGGCCAGCCGCCCGGTGCGCGCGCTTCCGGCGCGGCCGCTGTGCAGGCCGCGCCCAAGGCCCCGGCCGCGTCAGACGCGCGGCCGGACAGCCCTGCCGAGCACGCAGGCGGCTCGGCGGATCAGGGCCGGCGTGTGTTCATCAAGATCACGCCGGGCGCAGAGCTGAAGGGGCTGCTGCCGCACCTTCAGGCGCTGCTGAAGACCCATCCCGGACCGGCAGCCACGCTGCTGTTCTACGAGCGCAACCAGAAGGTGCTGGCGCTCAGCGACAGCTACCGGATCGAGCCTTCGGAGCAGCTGATCGCAGAGATTGAAGCTATGCTGGGCGCAGGCACCGTGAGAATCAGGTAG
- a CDS encoding phosphatidylglycerophosphatase A, with amino-acid sequence MSYQMAEDLLERRGVTLASIAEIVYILQSVYYPDLTKEECLISVKSVLSKREVQYTLMTGIALDELAERKLLPQPLQAVMEADESLYGADETLALGITSVYGMIGLTGFGYLDKIKLGIIGKLNDDKGSIHVFLDDLVAGISAAASARIAHRHEGAKVYPHVTGTE; translated from the coding sequence ATGTCCTATCAGATGGCAGAGGATCTGCTGGAGCGCCGGGGGGTTACGCTTGCGTCGATTGCGGAGATCGTCTATATACTGCAATCGGTCTATTATCCGGATCTGACAAAGGAAGAATGCCTGATAAGCGTCAAGTCCGTCCTGAGCAAAAGAGAGGTGCAGTACACGCTGATGACGGGGATTGCCCTCGATGAGCTGGCGGAGCGCAAGCTGCTGCCCCAGCCCCTGCAGGCCGTTATGGAAGCGGATGAATCGCTCTACGGGGCGGACGAGACGCTGGCCCTCGGCATCACCAGCGTGTACGGGATGATCGGGCTGACCGGATTTGGCTACCTGGACAAAATAAAGCTTGGCATTATCGGCAAATTGAATGATGATAAAGGAAGCATTCATGTGTTCCTGGATGATCTGGTCGCCGGAATATCAGCCGCGGCTTCCGCCAGAATCGCCCACCGGCATGAGGGGGCCAAGGTCTATCCCCATGTCACCGGAACGGAATAA
- a CDS encoding glutamate decarboxylase: MWTVIYIAPTAKVAEMIQRKLTEEGFLIKCRPINMSKQQYEILVPSGELEEVQEVLNLILHP, encoded by the coding sequence ATGTGGACGGTAATCTATATAGCGCCGACCGCCAAAGTGGCGGAGATGATCCAGAGGAAGCTTACGGAAGAAGGATTTCTGATTAAATGCCGTCCCATTAATATGTCCAAGCAGCAGTATGAGATTCTGGTTCCTTCGGGAGAGCTTGAAGAGGTGCAGGAGGTCCTGAATCTGATTCTGCATCCATGA